The Tamandua tetradactyla isolate mTamTet1 chromosome 23, mTamTet1.pri, whole genome shotgun sequence genome includes a window with the following:
- the OR2C1 gene encoding olfactory receptor 2C1 yields the protein MMENANKSSLEGFILMGISDHPQLEMIFFVVILISYLLTLFGNSTIILVSRLDARLHTPMYFFLSNLSMLDLAFTTSSVPQMLINLWGPDKTISYGGCVTQLYAFLWLGATECILLVVMAFDRYVAVCRPLYYATIMNPRLCWLLAAIAWLGGLGNSVIQSTFTLQLPLCGHRRVDNFLCEVPAMIKLACGDTSLNEAVLNGVCTFFTAIPLSIILTSYCYIAQAALKICSAEGRRKAFNTCLSHLVVVFLFYGSAIYGYLLPAKSSSQNQGKFITLFYSVVTPMVNPLIYTLRNKEVKGALRRLLRKGRDVG from the coding sequence ATGATGGAGAATGCCAACAAAAGTTCCTTAGAGGGTTTCATTCTGATGGGTATATCTGACCATCCCCAGCTGGAGATGATTTTTTTCGTAGTCATCCTCATCTCCTACTTGCTGACCCTATTTGGGAACTCAACCATCATCCTGGTTTCCCGTCTAGATGCCCGgctccacacacccatgtacttcttcctcagcaACCTCTCCATGTTGGACCTTGCCTTCACTACTAGCTCTGTACCCCAAATGCTGATCAATTTATGGGGCCCAGACAAGACCATCAGCTATGGGGGCTGTGTAACCCAACTCTATGCCTTCCTTTGGCTAGGGGCTACGGAGTGCATCCTGCTTGTGGTGATGGCATTTGACCGCTATGTGGCAGTTTGCCGGCCACTGTACTACGCCACCATCATGAACCCTCGGCtctgctggctgctggctgcCATCGCCTGGTTGGGTGGCTTGGGCAACTCTGTGATCCAGTCAACATTCACTCTGCAGCTCCCATTGTGTGGGCACCGGAGGGTGGACAACTTCCTGTGTGAGGTGCCCGCCATGATCAAACTAGCCTGTGGAGACACAAGTCTCAATGAGGCTGTGCTCAACGGAGTCTGCACCTTCTTCACTGCCATCCCCTTAAGCATCATCCTGACCTCCTACTGCTACATTGCTCAGGCAGCACTTAAGATCTGCTCAGCTGAGGGGCGACGGAAGGCCTTTAATACGTGTCTCTCCCATCTGGTGGTGGTTTTCCTCTTCTATGGCTCAGCTATCTATGGGTATCTGCTCCCAGCTAAGTCCAGCAGTCAGAACCAGGGCAAATTCATTACCCTCTTCTACTCCGTGGTCACGCCCATGGTGAATCCTCTCATCTACACTCTTAGGAACAAGGAGGTGAAGGGGGCACTAAGAAGGCTGTTGAGGAAAGGAAGGGATGTCGGCTGA